GAGGAGCAAAAATGATTAAGGAAGCCATCGTCAAGATCGTCAATAAGGAAGATCTGACTTACGAAGAGGCCTATACCGTCATGAACGAGATTATGAGCGGCGAGACCTCCCAGACCCAGAACGCCGCGTTTTTGGCCGCGCTTTCGACCAAGAGCACCAAGGCCGAGACCATCGACGAGATTTCGGGCTGCGCCGCGGCGATGCGCGACCACGCGACCAAAGTGGTGCACGGTCTTGAAGTGCTCGACATCGTCGGCACGGGCGGCGACGGTGCGCACAGCTTTAATATTTCAACCGTCGCGGCGATTGTACTGGCGGCAGGCGGGGTCAGGGTGGCGAAACACGGAAACCGCGCGGCTTCGTCCAAATGCGGCACGGCGGACTGCCTTGAGGCGCTGGGGGTGAAAATCGAACTGTCGCCGGAAAAATGTGCCGAACTGCTGAAAATGACAGGCATCTGCTTTCTGTTCGCCCAGAAATACCATATGTCGATGAAATACGTAGGACCGATTCGCCGCGAACTCGGAATTCGAACCGTCTTTAACATCCTCGGGCCGCTGACCAATCCGGCGTCTCCGACGATGCAGTTATTGGGCGTTTACGACGAAGCGTTGGTCGAGCCGCTGGCAAAAGTTATGGCGCAGCTCGGTATCAAGCGCGGGTTCGTCGTCCATTGTCGCGACCGGCTGGACGAGATGGCCACCTGCGCGCCGACGGTCGTCTGCGAGATCAAGGACGGGTATTACAAGAGCTTTATCATCAAACCGGAGGATTTTGGGTTTGTCCGTTGTAAAAAAGAAGACCTCTTGGGCGGTACGCCGCAGGAAAACGCACAGATCGCACTGGCGATTTTAAACGGCGAAAAAGGCCCCAAGCGTGACACAGTGCTGATGAACGCGGGCGCGGGGCTTTATATCGCCGGGAAAGCCGCTTCAATTGCGGAGGGTATCAAGTTGGCAGAAGAATTGATCGACTCGGGCAAAGCCTTCAAAAAGCTCGGGGAATTTAAGGAAGAATCGAACAAATGAATGGGGATATTTTAAAAACCATCGCCGCGTACACCCAAAAGCGGGTCGCGAAGGCGAAAAAGAGCGTTTCGGCGCGGCAAATGCGGGATATCGCCATTTCGATGCACGGGACGGCGGATTTTCCGTTCGAAAAAGCGCTGTCGGGCGCGGAGATCGGTTTTATCTGTGAGGTCAAAAAGGCCTCGCCGTCAAAGGGGCTGATCGCACCGACATTTCCGTATTTGAAAATCGCCAAGGACTATGAAAAAGCGGGTGCGGCGGCGATCTCGGTGCTGACGGAGCCCAAGTGGTTTTTGGGACAGGACGACTATCTGCGGGAAATCGCGGGGGTGGTTTCGGTCCCGTGCCTGCGCAAGGACTTCACGGTCGACGAATATATGATTTACGAAGCCAGAACACTCGGCGCTTCGGCGGTGCTGCTGATTTGCTCGCTGCTCGACGCGGAGACGATTAAAAAATACATCGGCATCTGCGATATACTGGGGCTATCGGCGTTGGTAGAGGCGCATGACGAGAATGAGGTGAAAACCGCATTGTCGGCGGGCGCAAGAATTATCGGCGTCAACAACCGCAATCTGCGTGATTTTACGGTTGATCTCGAAAACAGTGTGCGGCTTCGACAGTTGGTGCCGAAAGAGGTTTTGTTTGTGGCCGAAAGCGGCATCTCGACGGCGGAAGACGTGGAAAAGCTGCGCAATGCGGGCGTGAACGGTATTTTGGTCGGTGAGACCCTGATGCGCGCAGCTGACAAAAAGGCCGCGTTGGATGCGCTGAGAGGCATTTTATGAACGAAGTAAAAATCAAAATCTGCGGGTTGTTCCGCGAACAGGATATCGAATATGCCAATGCGCTGAAACCGGATTATATCGGATTTGTGTTTGCGAAAAGTCATCGGCAGGTCACGCCCGGACAAGCAAAAAAACTGCGGCAAAAACTCGCGCCCGGGATGATACCGGTCGGGGTATTTGTCGATGAACCGGTCGAACATGTGGCGAAACTGCTGTCCGACGGCGTGATTGAGATGGCGCAGCTGCACGGGCACGAGGATGAGAAATACATCACCGAGCTGCGTAAACTTTCCGGCAAGCGAATTATTCAGGCGTTTCGGATTACGGAAAATCGCGATGAGGAAAGAGCGGTTTTGTCGACGGCGGATGATATTTTACTCGACGGCGGGAGCGGTTCGGGCGTACAGTTTGACTGGACGTTGATTCAGGAGGTAAAAAGACCGTTTTTTCTGGCGGGCGGATTGAATCCGGAGAATGTGTCCGAAGCGATTCGGGTCGTAAAACCGTTCGCGGTTGACGCCAGTTCCGGGGTAGAGACCGGAAAAGTGAAAGATTTTGAAAAGATGCGGCGTTTTATCGAAGCCGTAAGAGGTGTTTAAGATGGTATTTATTTTAAAAAAAGGCGTTCCGAAAGAGAAAATTGACGCGTTTATCAGGGACTGGGAGGACAAGGGGTTTTCGACGATCTGGGCGCCCGGCACCGATCACAACGCGGTCTGCCTGATCGGTAACACCGCCGCAGTTGATATGGACGCGGTCGTGCAGACCAATGCCATCGTCGAATATGCCCGGCGGGTGACCGAACAGTATAAGGCCGCAAGCCGCACGGTACATCCCGAAGACACGATCATCGAGGTCGGCGGTGCGAAAATCGGCGGTAACAATTTTACGGTGATCTCCGGGCCGTGCTCGATTGAAACACGGGAGCAGATGATTGCGATTGCGCAGTCGGTGAAAAAAAGCGGCGCGGTGATTTTGCGCGGCGGCGCATTCAAGCCGCGCACTTCGCCGTATTCGTTTCAGGGTCTCGGCGAAAACGGGTTAAAATTGCTGCTTGAAGCTAAGGCGGCTTCCGGGCTGCCCGTGATCACGGAAATCATGAACCAGACGCAGGTGCCGTTATTTGACGAAGTGGACATTGTTCAGGTCGGCGCACGGAACATGCAAAATTTCGATTTACTCAAGGCTGTCGGCAGGATGAATAAGCCGGTGCTGTTAAAGCGCGGGCTGGCCAACACGATTGACGAGCTGCTGATGAGCGCTGAGTATATTTTATCCGAGGGCAATTCGCGGGTGATTTTGTGCGAACGCGGCATCCGTACTTTCGAGACCGCCGCGCGCGGCACACTCGACTTGACTGCGGTGGTGATTTTGAAACAAAAAACCCATCTGCCGGTGTTCGTCGATCCCAGTCACGCGTCCGGCATCAGTTCACTGGTCGCGCCGCTCTCCAAAGCCGCGCTTGCGGTCGGTGCGGATGGGCTGATGATCGAGACCCACAACGACCCGGCAAAGGCACTGTGCGACGGCGCGCAATCGCTGGATTTGGAGCAGTTCGGGACATTGATGAAAGACTTGAAATCCCGCGTGGGGTTCGAGGGAAAAACGATGTCGGGGATGGGAAATGGAAATTGATATAATGGGGAGATTTCATTCGTAGGGGCGGCATTCCTGACGCCCCGCATGGAAGTTATATTTAATATGAGGTAAAGCGGAACGGTCAAGACCGTTCCCTACATGATACAAAAAGGACGGTAAAAAACATGAGTAATCCGAAAGGGCGGTTCGGGATTCACGGCGGGCAGTATGTCCCCGAGACGCTGATGAATGCCTTGATCGAGCTGGAACAGGCGTATGAACATTATAAAAGCGATCCGGCGTTTAACGCGGAACTGACGGCGTTATTCAATGAATATGCGGGCAGGCCGAGTCGGTTATATTTTGCCAAGCGCATGACCGAGGATTTAAAGGGGGCGAAAATCTATCTCAAGCGAGAAGATTTAAACCACACCGGGGCGCACAAGATCAACAACGTGCTCGGGCAGGCGTTATTGGCCAAAAAGATGGGCAAAAAACGGTTGATTGCCGAGACCGGCGCAGGTCAGCACGGGGTTGCGACTGCGACCGCTGCGGCGCTGATGGACATGGAATGCGTTGTTTTTATGGGCGAAGAAGACACCAAACGGCAGGCATTGAACGTCTACCGGATGCGTTTGTTGGGTGCAGAGGTAATCCCTGTGATGACCGGAACCCGGACATTGAAAGACGCTGTTTCGGCGGCTATGCGTGAGTGGACCACGCAGGTCGAAGACACGCACTACTGCCTCGGGTCGGTGATGGGACCTCACCCGTTCCCGACGATTGTGCGGGATTTTCAGGCGGTGATTTCAAAAGAGACCAAAGAACAGATGCTGCAAAAAGAAGGTCGGCTGCCCGACGTGGTAATGGCATGTGTGGGCGGCGGCAGCAACGCGGCAGGATCATTTTATCATTTTATTGATGATCAAGACGTTCGGCTGATCGGGTGTGAGGCCGCGGGGCGGGGTGTGGATACCTTCGAGACTGCCGCAACCATCAGCACCGGTAAACTCGGGATTTTTCACGGAATGAAATCGTATTTTTGTCAGGACGAATACGGGCAGATCGCACCGGTGTATTCGATTTCAGCGGGGTTGGATTATCCCGGAATCGGGCCTGAGCACGCATATCTACACGACATCGGCAGGGCGGAATATGTGCCTGTGACCGATGAAGAAGCCGTGCAGGCGTTTGAATATCTGTCGCGGATGGAGGGCATCATTCCCGCTATCGAGTCGTCGCACGCCGTGGCACATGCGATGAAGATGGCGCCGGAGATGGATAAAGACAAGATCATTGTGATTACGCTGTCGGGGCGCGGAGACAAGGACTGTGCCGCGATCGCCAGATACAGAGGGGAGGATCTTTCGGAATGAGCAAGATGAAAAAGGCCTTTGAAAACGGCAAGGCGTTTATCGCATTTATCACATGCGGCGACCCCGATCTGGAGACCACCGAAAAAATCGTGCTCGAGATGGCGAAAAATGGGGCCAATCTGATTGAGCTCGGGATTCCGTTTTCCGACCCGACCGCCGAGGGTCCGGTAATTCAAGAGGCCAATAACCGCGCGCTTTCGGGCGGCGTGACGACCGATAAAATTTTTGAGATGGTACGTCGGATTCGGCAAAAAACCGACATCCCGCTGGCGTTTATGACCTATGCCAACGTGGTGTTTTCGTACGGAACCGATCGGTTTTTGAAAACCTGCGCCGAGATCGGGATCGACGGGTTGATTCTGCCCGATCTGCCTTTTGAGGAGAAAGCCGAATTCGACGTCCCATGTAAAAAACACGGGGTTGATTTGATTTCGCTGATTGCGCCGACTTCGCATGAACGGGTCGCGATGATTGCCAAAGAAGCATCCGGTTTTGTGTACATCGTCTCGTCGTTGGGCGTGACCGGTGTGCGTAGTGAGATCAAAAGCGATATCGGCGAAATGGTCAAACTCGTGCGGGAAAACACCGCTGTTTCCTGCGCGGTGGGATTTGGTATCTCCACGCCGGAACAAGCAAAAAAGATGGCACAGATCGCCGACGGCGTGATCGTGGGCAGTGCGATTGTAAAGCTGATTGCGCAATACGGGCGGGAGTCCGCGCCGGCTGTAGGTGAATATGTCAAGCGCATGAAAGACGCGATTCGATAAAGGAATTCCGTATGTTGGAAAAGACCGTTTCCGGGATGGATTTATCTGCCCGGAGACGGTCGAATTTTGTCTGAAAACGTTGATTTTCGAATTTGAGTGTGTTACGATTGGTATAATTCTAACAGCGGGGTGAACATTTTTGATTTACAACGATTTTGCGCTGAGCGGTAAAACATTGCGGCTGAGCGTTTTTGCTGAAAATATCGTCCGGGTGCGGGTATCGAAGAAATTCGAGCAGACTCTTTTCGAGCGATACGGAATTTTTAAAGAATCGGATGAAATCGGCGAAAAAACCCAAAGCGGCGTAAAGGCCGGACAACTCGGCGTTTCGTTTGACGGGCAAAAAATCATCATCTCCAAAGGCGGCGGCATTCGTTATGAAATCAATTTTTCAAAGGATATTGCTGCCGACAGCAAGTGGTATAATGAACAACTGAACCGTTTCCGGCCGGACAGCCAGCGTATTTTGGGAGACGACGCCAAACGCACGATCAACACGGTTGATTTTGAAAAGGATCCGAAGAGCCTGACGATGAAGACATTGCACGGCGAGCGGTTTTACGGACTCGGTACCGGCAACCACGAAGATTTGATTTTAAACGGCAGAACCTATTTGCAGCGGGTGGTCTATGCCACCAGCGAGATTCCCATCCCGTTTGTGATGAGTGAAAATATCGGTGTTTTATGCGCGGCGACGATCTGGCACGGCATTGACATCTGCAATCGGAACGAGAATGAAATCGGCTGGTTTTTGCCTGACGGGGAGATCGATTTTTATATTTTCGGCGGCGATTCGCTCAAAGAAAACCTGCGGCTGTTCACGCGGCTGACGGGGCGTTCGGCGCTGCTGCCGAAATGGGCCTACGGATTGACGTTTATCGATCAGTACAAGGCCGACCAATTTGAAGTGATGCGCAATGCGGCGGACTTCAGAAAGAAAAAGCTGCCTTGCGACATGATCAGTTTGGAACCGGGTTGGATGGAGACCGAATACGATTTTTCAACCAAGAAAAAGTGGGATGTGGATAAGTTTTATATCTGCGATTGGATGCGGCACGACGAACCCGGCAAGCAGATGTTCACGGCGGCGCTCAAACGGTACGGGTTCAAATTGGCGCTGTGGTTATGCTGTCAGCACGACTTCACCGCCGATGAGGAAACCCGAGCGGGCAATCCGACCGATTTCGGCATCGAGCCGTGGTATCTGCATCTGCGTCAATTCGTCAACGACGGAGCAGCGGCCTTTAAGATGGACCCCTGTAGGATCGTGGACGGGGCGAATGAACAGCGCGTTTATGCCAACGGACGCGGCGAGCCCGAGATGCACAATTTGATGCAGACGCTGTATCAAAAACAGATGTATTACGGTATCAGCGAGCACACCAAGCAGCGGCCCATGCATCACTTCTGCGGCGGGTTCACCGGCACGGCACAATATGGTGCGGCGACGACCGGAGACAGCGGCGGCGGGCATAAAACCATGGTCTGGGTATTGAACTGCGGGCTCTCGGGCCTTTCGAACATCACCTGTGACATGGACATCTTTTCGCCGCAG
This Oscillospiraceae bacterium DNA region includes the following protein-coding sequences:
- the trpB gene encoding tryptophan synthase subunit beta, coding for MSNPKGRFGIHGGQYVPETLMNALIELEQAYEHYKSDPAFNAELTALFNEYAGRPSRLYFAKRMTEDLKGAKIYLKREDLNHTGAHKINNVLGQALLAKKMGKKRLIAETGAGQHGVATATAAALMDMECVVFMGEEDTKRQALNVYRMRLLGAEVIPVMTGTRTLKDAVSAAMREWTTQVEDTHYCLGSVMGPHPFPTIVRDFQAVISKETKEQMLQKEGRLPDVVMACVGGGSNAAGSFYHFIDDQDVRLIGCEAAGRGVDTFETAATISTGKLGIFHGMKSYFCQDEYGQIAPVYSISAGLDYPGIGPEHAYLHDIGRAEYVPVTDEEAVQAFEYLSRMEGIIPAIESSHAVAHAMKMAPEMDKDKIIVITLSGRGDKDCAAIARYRGEDLSE
- the trpD gene encoding anthranilate phosphoribosyltransferase produces the protein MIKEAIVKIVNKEDLTYEEAYTVMNEIMSGETSQTQNAAFLAALSTKSTKAETIDEISGCAAAMRDHATKVVHGLEVLDIVGTGGDGAHSFNISTVAAIVLAAGGVRVAKHGNRAASSKCGTADCLEALGVKIELSPEKCAELLKMTGICFLFAQKYHMSMKYVGPIRRELGIRTVFNILGPLTNPASPTMQLLGVYDEALVEPLAKVMAQLGIKRGFVVHCRDRLDEMATCAPTVVCEIKDGYYKSFIIKPEDFGFVRCKKEDLLGGTPQENAQIALAILNGEKGPKRDTVLMNAGAGLYIAGKAASIAEGIKLAEELIDSGKAFKKLGEFKEESNK
- a CDS encoding phosphoribosylanthranilate isomerase, whose translation is MNEVKIKICGLFREQDIEYANALKPDYIGFVFAKSHRQVTPGQAKKLRQKLAPGMIPVGVFVDEPVEHVAKLLSDGVIEMAQLHGHEDEKYITELRKLSGKRIIQAFRITENRDEERAVLSTADDILLDGGSGSGVQFDWTLIQEVKRPFFLAGGLNPENVSEAIRVVKPFAVDASSGVETGKVKDFEKMRRFIEAVRGV
- the trpA gene encoding tryptophan synthase subunit alpha gives rise to the protein MSKMKKAFENGKAFIAFITCGDPDLETTEKIVLEMAKNGANLIELGIPFSDPTAEGPVIQEANNRALSGGVTTDKIFEMVRRIRQKTDIPLAFMTYANVVFSYGTDRFLKTCAEIGIDGLILPDLPFEEKAEFDVPCKKHGVDLISLIAPTSHERVAMIAKEASGFVYIVSSLGVTGVRSEIKSDIGEMVKLVRENTAVSCAVGFGISTPEQAKKMAQIADGVIVGSAIVKLIAQYGRESAPAVGEYVKRMKDAIR
- a CDS encoding glycoside hydrolase family 31 protein; protein product: MIYNDFALSGKTLRLSVFAENIVRVRVSKKFEQTLFERYGIFKESDEIGEKTQSGVKAGQLGVSFDGQKIIISKGGGIRYEINFSKDIAADSKWYNEQLNRFRPDSQRILGDDAKRTINTVDFEKDPKSLTMKTLHGERFYGLGTGNHEDLILNGRTYLQRVVYATSEIPIPFVMSENIGVLCAATIWHGIDICNRNENEIGWFLPDGEIDFYIFGGDSLKENLRLFTRLTGRSALLPKWAYGLTFIDQYKADQFEVMRNAADFRKKKLPCDMISLEPGWMETEYDFSTKKKWDVDKFYICDWMRHDEPGKQMFTAALKRYGFKLALWLCCQHDFTADEETRAGNPTDFGIEPWYLHLRQFVNDGAAAFKMDPCRIVDGANEQRVYANGRGEPEMHNLMQTLYQKQMYYGISEHTKQRPMHHFCGGFTGTAQYGAATTGDSGGGHKTMVWVLNCGLSGLSNITCDMDIFSPQTLHYCFFTAWCQLNSWSGFRQPWWAGDDNEECFAFYDRNRYALLPYIYSAAIESNMTGLPVVRAMPLEFSDTEVENTVAQFMFGKELLVGAFTDKVWLPRNEVWIDFWSGKEYQGGQWVEGTTPENRGGPLFIRGGAIIPTQPERQFTSCKDEPVLNLKIYPCKTSEYTLWEDDGLSLSETRAKTVFSVEAGAKTIKLKLGPRTGSFEGMCIRMYNLTVRCDCAKEVLIGGRPQSFSCESGFIKFAARDGDEITIKL
- the aroF gene encoding 3-deoxy-7-phosphoheptulonate synthase codes for the protein MVFILKKGVPKEKIDAFIRDWEDKGFSTIWAPGTDHNAVCLIGNTAAVDMDAVVQTNAIVEYARRVTEQYKAASRTVHPEDTIIEVGGAKIGGNNFTVISGPCSIETREQMIAIAQSVKKSGAVILRGGAFKPRTSPYSFQGLGENGLKLLLEAKAASGLPVITEIMNQTQVPLFDEVDIVQVGARNMQNFDLLKAVGRMNKPVLLKRGLANTIDELLMSAEYILSEGNSRVILCERGIRTFETAARGTLDLTAVVILKQKTHLPVFVDPSHASGISSLVAPLSKAALAVGADGLMIETHNDPAKALCDGAQSLDLEQFGTLMKDLKSRVGFEGKTMSGMGNGN
- the trpC gene encoding indole-3-glycerol phosphate synthase TrpC, yielding MNGDILKTIAAYTQKRVAKAKKSVSARQMRDIAISMHGTADFPFEKALSGAEIGFICEVKKASPSKGLIAPTFPYLKIAKDYEKAGAAAISVLTEPKWFLGQDDYLREIAGVVSVPCLRKDFTVDEYMIYEARTLGASAVLLICSLLDAETIKKYIGICDILGLSALVEAHDENEVKTALSAGARIIGVNNRNLRDFTVDLENSVRLRQLVPKEVLFVAESGISTAEDVEKLRNAGVNGILVGETLMRAADKKAALDALRGIL